A single Chryseobacterium sp. DNA region contains:
- a CDS encoding RagB/SusD family nutrient uptake outer membrane protein, with protein MKKYILKYGMLAVLSTAALASCSDDFIDTEFYQQVQQGPLNTIEELESFVKGQYVSMRNASYYGCDFLMIGEVRSNNMYSDFANGAGYYQTVASYSMTAGDQYSSGPYMNMYQAIAKANIVINNVPTGQLTWKSSQDPAVIQARANYLKGQAYASRALALFDLLRMFGQEYSGGTTGVVIPVTYNPQAKQARSTVAETRAQIEADFDKALALMGTPSSNVHTIRTEINQYGVKALMSRYYLYKGDYTKVKSLVADIVASGKYAVISASDFSSSFSKPNSAANSIFEIAVGSTNDLGTTSIANKLNVAPNGYGNMKVLPALRNSYVADDVRKDVITPANVLNGKYVNSFDNIHLVRYEEVLLNGAEAEIKAGNPTIAVGYFNQIQAKRGKGTAGTLPLVTSVTEDMIYTERQKELVGEGFGYWDLLRRSQSITQRNANGVDGTVRSIGNQLLTFPIPRAEINVPGTLVTPNPGFGN; from the coding sequence ATGAAAAAGTATATTTTAAAATATGGAATGTTAGCAGTATTATCTACTGCAGCATTAGCTTCATGTAGTGATGACTTCATTGATACTGAATTCTATCAGCAGGTTCAGCAGGGACCATTAAATACAATCGAAGAATTAGAGTCTTTTGTAAAAGGACAGTATGTTTCTATGAGAAATGCATCTTATTATGGATGTGATTTCTTAATGATTGGAGAGGTAAGAAGTAATAATATGTATTCTGACTTTGCTAACGGTGCCGGTTATTATCAAACAGTAGCATCCTATTCAATGACAGCTGGTGATCAATACTCTTCAGGTCCGTATATGAATATGTATCAGGCTATTGCCAAGGCAAATATTGTGATCAACAATGTGCCTACTGGTCAGCTGACTTGGAAATCATCTCAGGATCCTGCTGTTATTCAGGCGAGAGCTAACTATCTGAAAGGACAGGCTTATGCTTCAAGAGCTTTGGCTTTATTTGACCTTTTGAGAATGTTTGGGCAGGAATATTCAGGCGGAACTACCGGAGTCGTGATTCCTGTTACTTATAATCCTCAGGCTAAACAAGCTAGATCTACGGTAGCAGAAACCAGAGCTCAGATTGAAGCTGACTTTGATAAAGCACTTGCTTTAATGGGAACTCCATCATCTAACGTACATACTATCAGAACAGAGATCAACCAATATGGTGTGAAAGCATTAATGTCTAGATATTACTTATACAAAGGTGATTATACAAAAGTGAAATCTTTAGTAGCAGACATTGTTGCTTCAGGGAAATATGCTGTTATTTCTGCTTCTGATTTCTCAAGCAGCTTCTCTAAGCCGAACTCTGCAGCAAACTCTATCTTTGAAATTGCAGTAGGTTCTACTAACGATTTAGGAACAACATCTATTGCAAATAAATTAAACGTTGCTCCGAACGGGTACGGAAATATGAAAGTATTGCCTGCTTTAAGAAACTCTTATGTAGCGGATGATGTTAGAAAAGATGTGATTACACCTGCAAACGTGCTTAACGGGAAATATGTAAACAGCTTTGATAATATTCACCTTGTTAGATATGAAGAGGTGCTGTTAAATGGTGCTGAAGCAGAAATTAAGGCTGGAAATCCTACTATTGCAGTAGGTTATTTCAATCAAATTCAGGCTAAACGTGGAAAAGGAACTGCTGGGACTCTTCCTTTAGTAACTTCTGTTACCGAAGATATGATTTATACTGAAAGACAGAAAGAGCTTGTTGGTGAAGGATTTGGGTACTGGGATCTACTGAGAAGAAGTCAGTCTATTACTCAAAGAAATGCAAACGGTGTTGATGGTACGGTTAGAAGTATCGGAAATCAGTTATTGACATTCCCGATCCCAAGAGCTGAAATCAATGTTCCTGGAACATTGGTAACGCCTAACCCTGGGTTTGGTAATTAA
- a CDS encoding RagB/SusD family nutrient uptake outer membrane protein — MNKKIVIYSLLVSALSFTTTSCSNDYLETIPQSTINDEQLQTSPAGLRGYLDGIYTNFRTFGNTNSGNHEDYGHKSMLAGLDLMSNDVLMTKSSWYSSWYNYNGRVQTNGRSLLPWNTYYLQIRPANTIIKNILSAGVNPDNKDILGQAYAIRALCYFMLARIYGPTYVGHTSDLCVPLYTDPAIIKEGVPRSTVAQVYTVIESDLTKAVELLDGYSRPNKEKIDKSVAQALLAQVSLEMGKYAQAATNANAAKQSYSLGTESEWSNGFYDLTLTKDTMWGAVITGENTSFVASFFGHFDNTNASGYAGGLQIYKSIDKRLYDKIPATDYRKAAFAPPGGGSGLPAYANLKFIDPTVTDGDYIYMRASEMYYVEAEALAKSGNEAQAKIVLAQIEQARNPAYVPSVNTGAALIDEIITKKRIEMWGEGTAWFDMKRLGVGLNRIYSGSNHPAFGQIADIPANSSKFLWQIPQAEIDTNPAIVQNPN, encoded by the coding sequence ATGAATAAGAAAATAGTTATATATTCACTGTTGGTCTCTGCATTATCATTTACAACAACCAGTTGTAGTAATGATTATCTGGAAACTATCCCTCAGTCTACTATTAATGATGAGCAGCTTCAAACTTCTCCTGCTGGACTCAGAGGGTATTTAGATGGGATCTATACTAACTTCAGAACTTTTGGGAATACCAATAGTGGAAACCACGAAGATTACGGCCACAAATCAATGTTAGCAGGTCTGGACCTAATGTCCAATGACGTGTTAATGACAAAATCTAGCTGGTATAGCAGCTGGTATAATTATAATGGAAGAGTTCAGACTAATGGTAGATCTCTTCTGCCTTGGAATACCTATTATCTTCAGATCAGACCTGCTAATACAATTATCAAGAATATTCTTAGTGCAGGTGTTAATCCCGATAATAAAGATATTTTAGGACAAGCATATGCCATCAGAGCGCTTTGCTATTTTATGCTGGCGAGAATTTATGGACCTACTTATGTAGGACATACCAGTGATCTGTGTGTGCCATTATATACTGATCCTGCAATTATTAAAGAAGGTGTGCCAAGATCTACTGTTGCACAGGTGTATACCGTGATTGAAAGTGATCTTACTAAAGCAGTTGAATTGCTTGATGGGTATTCAAGACCTAATAAAGAAAAAATAGATAAGTCTGTTGCTCAGGCTCTTTTAGCTCAGGTTTCTCTTGAAATGGGGAAATATGCTCAGGCTGCAACAAATGCTAATGCGGCTAAGCAAAGTTACTCTTTAGGAACTGAATCTGAGTGGAGTAATGGGTTCTATGATCTTACATTGACAAAAGATACCATGTGGGGTGCTGTTATTACAGGAGAAAACACTTCTTTCGTAGCAAGCTTCTTTGGGCATTTTGATAATACAAATGCAAGTGGATATGCTGGAGGTCTTCAGATCTATAAATCAATTGATAAAAGATTATATGATAAAATTCCTGCTACGGACTACCGAAAAGCTGCATTTGCTCCGCCGGGAGGTGGATCCGGGTTGCCGGCTTATGCTAACCTTAAGTTTATAGATCCTACGGTAACTGATGGTGATTATATTTACATGAGAGCATCTGAAATGTACTATGTGGAAGCAGAAGCTTTGGCTAAATCTGGAAATGAAGCTCAGGCGAAAATAGTACTTGCTCAGATCGAACAAGCCAGAAACCCTGCTTATGTGCCATCTGTAAATACAGGAGCTGCATTAATTGATGAAATCATTACTAAAAAGAGAATTGAAATGTGGGGCGAAGGAACAGCTTGGTTCGATATGAAGAGATTAGGGGTTGGCTTGAACAGAATTTATTCTGGATCCAATCACCCGGCATTCGGACAAATAGCAGATATTCCTGCAAACTCGTCTAAATTCTTATGGCAGATTCCTCAGGCTGAAATCGATACGAATCCAGCAATCGTTCAAAATCCTAACTAA
- a CDS encoding putative porin, with amino-acid sequence MTFNKTYIFSQYNNHDNFGKVQPANIGAGFNPLVFEVNAEQSLSLLPSNKSYMILGADDVKYYDVKTPTASFIYHNAMKNGAALQSTYTQNIGKRFNFAIEYMGLRSQGMYRNSLAANNNTIFSGHYISKNGNYELFAHYLHQNVNNQESGGIAEDDLFQNGDSNSNNRQNMQVNLATSSSQFAYRRYYLSHQLTPFNSEKFPFSIRHTISHQGNKYYYNGGLETYWYTEPTELVNGFPMATKKYSENFSNTVSLVFNNEKFRLDAGVRYQTLKFGINDAVIANGVTFPNELKENRIGAVGNLQVKLWDKIQLKSFLEFSNGSQFKSYLKTTNSLKFEPIKDYFVNAKVNFQSAYPSFNYLLNTSVYSKYNYYLENAKNQSVMEIGGSINLKWFKTEIFANYFRIDNYTYFDSNANPKQSESSLNISQIGGDATFSYGKFHLNTRLHFQNALTNKDLLPMPGFIGRANFFYQTQAFQKAAEIQAGVKVYYFSKFASRDYFPILNEYILPNANSFSIGGQPIADLYINMKVKKMFFFIEGQQIGTVISNNKAYAFSHYPVYDFRLNIGIVWYLFN; translated from the coding sequence ATGACTTTTAATAAGACCTATATCTTTTCTCAGTATAACAATCATGACAACTTTGGAAAAGTACAGCCGGCCAATATAGGTGCCGGGTTTAACCCTCTTGTATTTGAGGTAAATGCAGAACAGAGTTTGTCGCTTTTGCCTTCCAATAAATCCTATATGATCCTGGGAGCAGATGATGTGAAGTATTATGATGTGAAAACACCTACCGCATCGTTCATCTATCATAATGCCATGAAAAACGGAGCCGCATTACAATCTACCTATACCCAAAATATCGGGAAAAGATTCAACTTTGCTATAGAATATATGGGACTTCGTTCTCAGGGAATGTATCGGAACTCCTTAGCAGCGAATAACAATACAATTTTTTCAGGACATTATATTTCCAAAAACGGAAATTATGAATTGTTTGCCCATTACCTTCATCAGAACGTAAACAATCAGGAAAGCGGAGGAATTGCTGAAGATGATCTGTTTCAAAATGGAGACAGTAATTCGAACAACAGGCAGAATATGCAGGTTAATCTGGCAACCAGCAGCTCGCAATTCGCTTACAGGAGATATTATTTAAGCCATCAGCTAACTCCTTTCAATTCGGAAAAGTTCCCTTTCAGCATCAGACATACAATTTCTCATCAGGGCAACAAATATTACTATAACGGAGGATTGGAAACCTATTGGTATACCGAACCTACAGAATTGGTCAACGGTTTTCCTATGGCCACCAAAAAGTATTCGGAAAATTTCAGCAATACGGTAAGCCTTGTTTTTAATAATGAAAAATTCAGGTTGGATGCCGGAGTCCGTTACCAGACCTTAAAATTCGGAATTAATGATGCCGTTATTGCCAATGGAGTCACTTTCCCGAATGAACTTAAGGAAAACAGAATTGGAGCCGTAGGAAACCTACAGGTGAAACTCTGGGATAAAATTCAGTTGAAATCATTTTTAGAGTTTTCAAATGGAAGCCAGTTTAAAAGCTATCTTAAAACAACAAACAGTTTGAAGTTTGAGCCTATAAAAGATTATTTTGTCAATGCAAAGGTCAATTTCCAAAGCGCTTATCCTTCCTTTAATTATTTATTGAATACTTCTGTGTACAGCAAGTACAACTATTATCTTGAAAATGCCAAGAATCAGTCTGTGATGGAAATCGGGGGAAGCATTAACCTAAAGTGGTTCAAAACGGAAATCTTTGCCAACTATTTCAGAATTGATAATTATACCTATTTTGACAGCAATGCCAATCCAAAACAGAGTGAAAGCTCGTTGAACATTTCTCAGATTGGAGGGGATGCTACATTCAGCTATGGTAAATTTCATTTAAACACAAGACTTCACTTCCAAAATGCATTGACGAATAAAGATCTGCTGCCTATGCCTGGATTTATCGGAAGAGCAAATTTCTTCTATCAGACACAGGCATTTCAAAAAGCAGCAGAAATTCAGGCCGGAGTTAAAGTATATTACTTCTCTAAATTTGCCTCAAGGGATTATTTCCCTATCCTTAATGAATATATTCTTCCGAATGCCAATTCATTCTCTATTGGCGGTCAGCCTATTGCCGATCTTTATATCAATATGAAGGTCAAAAAAATGTTTTTCTTCATCGAAGGGCAGCAGATCGGAACCGTTATTTCCAATAATAAAGCATATGCATTTTCACATTATCCGGTATATGATTTCAGGTTAAACATCGGAATTGTGTGGTATCTGTTCAACTAA
- a CDS encoding SusC/RagA family TonB-linked outer membrane protein produces MNVKLRVLSAGALFFIGGQTLLAQKKANDTIPQKTKELDEVVVVAYGTQKKQSITGSITTINAKQLQDAQASNAVQSLTGKVGGVQISANSGQPGDPPQVRFRGIGSLSSSNNPLYVVDGVPFNGNINAISNQDIETISFLKDASANALYGSRGANGVVLITTKKAKKGKFAVTFDTKFGVNSRAVKEYEMITDPGTYYETFYNRLVTTGVHNGMTMGNAITNAVNTMIPDWLVYNNYNVADNKIIDPATGRINPNAKLLYNDDWHKNLFKDRTRQEYNINISNSSEKNDTYLSFGYLNDEGYVINSGFSRYTARLNNELRLTDNIKVGVNVNYARSEQKAPVQQASSTQYSNLFSWARNIAPIYPIWARNSNGSFMLDPLSGERIFDFGNATGPMGLARPYGGNLNPYASTLLDMQRNSEDNLSGRAFVSINFLKDFNFTYNLGYDLVSGYYTSYANTIGGDAAGYGGSLTNATTNDYTITNQQLLNWNKTLGKHNISAMIGHETSDFTSKMLAGTKNNIAIPGLPVLNNATKFASLNGYNDLYRVEGFLSRVNYNYDNKYFINASFRRDGSSVFSPDNRWGNFFGFGGAWVATNESFLNGNKILTNLKFKASYGEQGNDNILYPGNVNLNNRGYFGYARNYHADQTQYEVVPDAAGNITIKEVYVGNPDLKWEVSKNFNVGAELSLFNRLNIDVQYFQRSVSDMIYNRPLKPSNGVRFLSENIGDMKNTGVEVSIDGDVIQTEDFKWNLFANITTYKNEVTRLPNSFVSGLFKFQEGSAAYTYYLRQFAGVDKTNGDALWYKDDANGNRVTTNDYTTATLYLSDKTLNPKAYGGFGTSLSYKGINLSANFAFQFGGYMFDSVYQAMLPSGEDNIGQNYHVDVNKTWTPTNTDAQLPALDLSRPNQMAASDLFLIKSDYISLQDASISYDFGKDWLPEGVSGIRFGVYGSNLALWSKRKGMDPRLTRIGASGNNGVSLNNYGVVRSISLGLTVKF; encoded by the coding sequence ATGAATGTTAAACTACGTGTATTGAGTGCAGGGGCTTTGTTCTTCATCGGAGGACAGACTTTGTTGGCACAAAAAAAAGCTAATGATACAATTCCTCAGAAAACAAAGGAACTTGATGAAGTAGTTGTGGTTGCTTATGGTACTCAGAAAAAGCAGAGTATTACAGGGTCTATTACCACGATTAATGCAAAACAATTACAAGATGCTCAGGCATCTAACGCTGTACAGTCTTTAACAGGTAAAGTTGGAGGGGTACAGATTTCTGCTAACTCAGGGCAGCCTGGTGATCCTCCACAAGTAAGATTTAGAGGTATCGGATCTCTTTCTTCTTCCAACAACCCATTATATGTGGTGGATGGAGTTCCTTTTAACGGAAATATTAATGCCATTTCAAACCAGGATATCGAAACGATTTCCTTCCTTAAGGATGCATCTGCGAATGCCTTATATGGTAGTAGAGGAGCGAACGGAGTTGTTTTAATTACAACAAAGAAAGCTAAGAAAGGTAAATTTGCGGTTACTTTTGATACTAAATTTGGGGTAAACTCAAGAGCGGTTAAAGAGTACGAGATGATTACTGACCCGGGAACATATTATGAAACGTTCTATAACAGGCTAGTTACAACTGGTGTTCACAATGGAATGACTATGGGTAATGCCATCACTAATGCGGTGAATACCATGATCCCTGACTGGTTGGTTTATAACAACTATAATGTAGCTGATAACAAGATTATTGATCCTGCTACAGGAAGAATCAATCCAAATGCTAAGCTATTGTACAACGATGACTGGCATAAAAACTTATTCAAGGACAGAACCCGTCAGGAATATAACATTAATATCTCCAATTCATCTGAGAAAAATGATACGTATTTATCTTTCGGTTATCTTAATGATGAAGGATATGTAATCAATTCAGGATTTTCAAGATATACGGCCAGATTAAACAATGAATTAAGACTAACGGATAATATCAAAGTTGGAGTTAACGTAAACTACGCTAGATCTGAGCAAAAAGCTCCTGTACAACAGGCTTCTTCCACTCAGTATAGTAACCTTTTCAGCTGGGCAAGAAACATTGCTCCGATTTATCCGATCTGGGCAAGAAATTCAAACGGAAGCTTTATGCTTGATCCTTTGTCAGGAGAAAGAATATTTGACTTTGGTAATGCTACAGGGCCAATGGGACTTGCCAGACCTTATGGTGGAAACCTGAACCCATATGCAAGTACATTGTTGGATATGCAGAGAAATTCAGAGGATAATTTAAGTGGTAGAGCTTTTGTTTCCATTAATTTCCTTAAAGATTTTAATTTTACCTATAACTTAGGGTATGATTTAGTAAGTGGATACTATACAAGTTATGCGAACACTATTGGTGGAGATGCAGCTGGATATGGAGGAAGTCTTACTAATGCAACGACTAATGATTATACGATCACTAATCAGCAACTCTTAAACTGGAACAAAACTTTAGGAAAGCACAATATCAGTGCAATGATCGGACACGAAACGTCTGATTTTACAAGCAAAATGCTAGCGGGTACTAAAAATAATATCGCTATTCCTGGATTACCGGTTTTAAATAATGCTACGAAATTTGCATCATTAAACGGATATAATGACTTATACAGAGTAGAAGGTTTCCTTTCAAGAGTAAACTATAACTATGATAATAAATACTTCATTAACGCCAGCTTTAGAAGAGATGGTTCTTCTGTTTTCTCTCCGGATAACAGATGGGGTAACTTCTTCGGATTTGGTGGTGCTTGGGTAGCTACTAACGAATCGTTCTTAAATGGTAATAAGATCTTAACAAACCTTAAGTTTAAGGCGAGTTACGGGGAACAAGGAAACGATAATATCCTTTATCCTGGTAACGTAAACCTTAACAACAGAGGGTATTTCGGATACGCTAGAAACTATCATGCAGACCAAACTCAATATGAGGTTGTACCTGATGCTGCTGGTAACATTACCATCAAAGAAGTATATGTAGGTAATCCTGACTTAAAATGGGAGGTTTCTAAAAACTTTAACGTTGGTGCAGAGTTAAGCCTGTTCAACAGATTAAATATTGATGTACAGTATTTCCAGAGATCTGTTAGTGATATGATTTATAACAGACCATTAAAACCTTCTAACGGGGTGAGATTCTTATCTGAAAATATCGGGGATATGAAAAATACCGGTGTTGAAGTTTCAATCGATGGTGATGTTATTCAAACTGAAGATTTCAAATGGAATTTATTTGCTAACATTACTACTTATAAAAATGAGGTTACCAGACTTCCTAACTCGTTTGTTTCTGGATTATTTAAATTCCAGGAAGGATCAGCTGCCTATACTTACTATCTGAGACAGTTTGCAGGAGTAGATAAAACGAACGGAGATGCTTTATGGTATAAGGATGATGCTAATGGAAATAGAGTAACAACTAATGACTATACAACTGCTACGTTATATTTAAGTGATAAAACGTTAAACCCTAAAGCATACGGTGGTTTTGGTACCAGCCTGTCTTATAAAGGAATTAATCTTTCTGCAAACTTTGCATTCCAGTTTGGAGGATACATGTTTGATAGTGTATATCAGGCAATGTTACCTTCAGGGGAAGATAATATCGGACAAAATTATCATGTAGATGTAAACAAAACTTGGACACCTACCAATACCGATGCTCAGCTTCCTGCATTAGATTTATCAAGACCAAATCAAATGGCAGCTTCAGATCTATTCCTAATCAAATCTGATTACATCAGTTTACAGGATGCATCTATCAGCTATGATTTTGGTAAGGATTGGTTACCTGAAGGAGTTAGCGGAATCCGATTTGGGGTGTACGGTTCTAACTTAGCTTTATGGAGTAAGAGAAAAGGAATGGATCCAAGATTAACTAGAATAGGTGCCTCAGGAAACAATGGGGTTTCTTTAAATAATTATGGGGTTGTAAGATCAATCTCTTTAGGTTTAACAGTTAAATTTTAA
- a CDS encoding SusC/RagA family TonB-linked outer membrane protein, whose amino-acid sequence MNVKLSVLSVGALFFMGQTAFAQKTKKDSTTTQIEEVVMVGFGQKKTVQELTGAVGTMKSDAIKDVPVASVDKMLQGRVSGVQTGNASGQPGGFASVRVRGIASVNGGVNPIYVVDGVRVQSGDLTTGATTANILANLNSDDIESVTVLKDAASTAVYGADAGAGVIVITTKSGKKGKPKISLNFESGTNSRAIEGMKGLNTDQYRYLLANALGNYYKVSPESVYSDAVKGGYGAVAQNIYTTSNNTNWRDVTSRSGYQNSVNASISGGNDRITYYNSANYFLQESELKGSDFKRLGFTTKVDYKATDNFKFGTDLQLSYSRINTLPNGGGFANPILFELFARPTDLGYNPDGTYYLGNSGRLSNNLYNSGYVQDNNYFRASTARIFGNLYGEYQILKNLSYKIVFGAELNNIENDTYYNPIHGDGYQVNGRKTESTSRYFNWNLQNIVNYNFRLGDKNRFNISAIQEAYQRNYRFVAGQGVNVGSPNLETLSNFIKPIYARGERSTSSRNGYAAVLNYDYDKLILVDASVRRDALSNFTPGQKWGTFYSVGVGVDLARLQFVKDWEKISLFKLRGSYGKVGNTINSTPYSLYEYTANYNDAPAGFTKYVYNPDLRWETVKPLSLGVDMGFFRNRLTVTAEYYNKKTEDLVFSVPLQLSQGLPIPSESTLTYPFMDVNVGSLVNKGFEFTVNYDVIKNEDFNLSIGGNLSTLKNEITSLYGGQDVITGSTILRQGEGIGTFFIRKWAGVDPTNGDPLWYKNGVDGETTNKYADAALAVQGRSYSNVFGGVNLNLSYKNFTLSALGTFGFGGKVLNDWASYTQSDGQYVFSYPGSTDALDFWTPSNPNAVNPKPVYLNATNSNRASTRFLAKTDYLRLSNVRVGYRFDANMLKGTGLNGFEVYVQGNNILTYRYDKNLKFDPENNLNATNNLNLPVQKTYSLGFNLQF is encoded by the coding sequence ATGAATGTGAAACTAAGTGTGTTAAGTGTGGGGGCTTTGTTTTTTATGGGGCAGACTGCTTTTGCGCAAAAAACAAAAAAGGATTCAACGACTACTCAGATTGAAGAGGTAGTAATGGTTGGATTCGGACAGAAGAAAACAGTACAGGAATTAACTGGTGCTGTGGGTACGATGAAAAGTGATGCGATAAAGGATGTTCCTGTAGCATCAGTTGACAAAATGCTTCAAGGTAGGGTTTCCGGTGTTCAGACAGGAAATGCATCAGGACAGCCTGGAGGTTTTGCATCGGTTCGTGTAAGAGGTATTGCTTCCGTGAATGGTGGTGTCAATCCAATTTACGTGGTTGATGGGGTCAGAGTACAGAGTGGTGACCTTACAACCGGAGCTACTACTGCCAATATCTTAGCTAACCTTAACAGTGATGATATTGAAAGTGTAACCGTACTTAAAGATGCTGCTTCTACAGCAGTATACGGAGCGGATGCTGGTGCCGGGGTAATTGTAATTACAACAAAATCAGGTAAGAAAGGTAAACCGAAGATCTCATTAAACTTCGAATCCGGAACCAACTCCCGTGCTATTGAAGGCATGAAAGGATTGAATACGGATCAGTATAGATATCTTTTAGCTAATGCATTGGGTAACTATTATAAAGTTAGCCCTGAATCTGTTTATTCAGATGCCGTGAAAGGTGGTTACGGAGCTGTAGCACAAAATATCTACACGACTTCCAACAATACCAACTGGAGAGACGTAACCAGCAGAAGTGGATATCAGAATTCAGTAAACGCATCCATCAGTGGAGGTAATGACAGAATTACTTATTATAACTCTGCCAACTACTTCTTACAGGAAAGTGAATTGAAAGGATCTGATTTCAAACGTTTAGGATTTACAACAAAAGTTGATTATAAAGCGACGGATAATTTCAAATTTGGTACAGATTTACAACTATCATACAGTAGAATTAACACGTTGCCAAACGGAGGAGGATTTGCAAACCCAATCTTATTTGAATTATTTGCAAGACCTACCGATCTAGGTTATAATCCGGATGGAACTTATTATCTAGGAAACAGCGGTAGATTGAGTAATAACTTATATAACTCAGGTTATGTACAGGATAATAACTACTTCAGAGCTTCTACTGCAAGAATCTTTGGAAATCTATATGGAGAATATCAGATTTTAAAGAATTTATCATATAAAATTGTTTTCGGAGCTGAATTAAACAACATCGAAAACGATACATATTACAACCCGATTCATGGGGACGGATATCAGGTAAACGGTAGAAAAACCGAATCTACATCAAGATATTTTAACTGGAACTTACAGAATATCGTTAACTATAACTTCAGATTAGGAGATAAAAACAGATTCAACATCTCTGCAATCCAGGAAGCATATCAGAGAAATTATAGATTTGTTGCCGGACAAGGAGTGAATGTAGGATCTCCGAATCTTGAAACATTGAGTAACTTCATCAAGCCTATCTATGCAAGAGGTGAAAGATCTACAAGTTCAAGAAACGGTTACGCAGCTGTATTAAACTATGATTATGATAAATTAATCTTAGTGGACGCTTCCGTAAGAAGAGACGCATTATCAAACTTTACACCTGGTCAAAAATGGGGGACTTTCTATTCAGTTGGAGTAGGGGTTGACTTGGCAAGACTTCAGTTTGTAAAAGATTGGGAAAAAATCTCTCTATTTAAACTAAGAGGATCTTATGGTAAAGTAGGGAACACCATTAACAGTACTCCATATTCTTTATATGAATATACTGCAAACTATAATGATGCCCCTGCCGGATTTACAAAATACGTTTACAACCCAGACCTAAGATGGGAAACTGTAAAGCCATTAAGCTTAGGTGTTGATATGGGCTTCTTCAGAAACAGACTTACCGTTACTGCAGAATATTATAACAAGAAAACAGAAGACTTGGTATTTAGTGTGCCTTTGCAACTGTCTCAGGGATTGCCTATTCCTTCAGAAAGTACTTTAACGTATCCATTTATGGATGTTAACGTTGGATCATTGGTAAACAAAGGTTTCGAATTTACGGTAAACTATGATGTAATCAAAAACGAAGACTTCAACTTAAGCATTGGAGGTAACTTGAGCACACTGAAAAACGAAATCACGTCGTTATATGGAGGTCAGGACGTTATTACAGGTTCTACCATCCTGAGACAAGGGGAAGGAATCGGAACATTCTTCATTAGAAAATGGGCTGGTGTAGATCCTACAAACGGAGATCCGCTATGGTATAAAAATGGGGTAGACGGAGAAACTACCAACAAATATGCAGATGCAGCCCTTGCTGTACAGGGAAGATCTTATTCTAACGTGTTTGGAGGGGTAAACCTTAACCTTTCTTATAAAAACTTTACATTATCTGCTCTAGGAACATTCGGATTTGGAGGTAAAGTATTGAATGACTGGGCTTCATATACTCAATCTGACGGTCAATACGTATTCTCTTATCCTGGTTCAACGGATGCTCTTGATTTCTGGACTCCATCAAACCCTAACGCAGTTAACCCGAAACCAGTATATTTAAATGCTACAAACTCAAACAGAGCTTCTACAAGATTCTTAGCTAAAACAGATTACTTAAGATTAAGCAATGTAAGAGTAGGATACAGATTTGATGCTAATATGTTAAAAGGAACCGGACTTAACGGATTCGAGGTATATGTTCAAGGTAATAACATCCTGACGTACCGTTATGATAAGAATCTTAAGTTTGACCCTGAGAACAACTTAAACGCAACTAATAACCTTAACTTACCTGTTCAGAAAACGTATTCATTAGGGTTTAACCTTCAATTTTAA